The Nitrospira sp. genome window below encodes:
- a CDS encoding tetratricopeptide repeat protein, with product MSLRSLALLSLMLVCVAAFDQRAAAEDFTESWYLSRGRSNMEIDNYKAAIEAFEKVVERDPDHREALRSLGIAYERQGLKDKSIETFDRYLAKYDDDPEIAFKQAQALEWSRYASYREKDLLKYYRMGLKRKDDPAMRLKYAAHLAGRKETAQEAIAQYDRVLASQPRNAQAHQGLAKAYAWLGQNDQALYHANLGRQAAKREPGDMTALRHDMLKGREPSVEGVLSVLAQPEKPFELYGMRLGSRGKMDLSPFTTTTLEAGAERFWNSKENRAGGYLSFANQLRINPANRFDLLLEYHDAPRGDGMAYKFEYAYEGESVSIRPGVKREFRYDSFAALIGSRSSGQLVGLARSTQFYTDVIFDLGSTHIDVTPFIGWVTAESLSANSQVGLTVKTSTPLWETGNWNLSGEYLFYLTHYGENQSGFTPSAVEPRGGAYFSPQVFVNQIPRLAATYTFDEKQDITFAAGPALQYIDEATQASAFRVGGDAHVAYTTRLSKPWLLKVMGDYTQIANIYTRIQCNALLVYTFY from the coding sequence ATGTCGTTACGGTCCCTTGCCTTGCTCAGTCTCATGCTGGTGTGCGTCGCCGCGTTCGACCAGCGCGCCGCGGCGGAAGACTTTACGGAATCCTGGTACCTGTCCCGCGGCCGGTCCAACATGGAGATCGACAACTATAAGGCGGCGATCGAAGCGTTCGAGAAAGTGGTGGAGCGCGACCCGGACCATCGGGAAGCGTTGCGCAGCTTGGGAATCGCCTACGAACGGCAGGGGCTCAAAGACAAATCCATCGAGACCTTCGACCGGTATCTGGCGAAATACGACGACGATCCCGAGATCGCCTTCAAACAGGCCCAGGCGCTGGAATGGTCGCGCTATGCCTCGTATCGCGAAAAAGATCTGCTGAAGTACTACCGCATGGGGCTCAAGCGCAAAGACGACCCGGCCATGCGCTTGAAGTACGCCGCGCATCTCGCCGGCCGCAAAGAGACCGCGCAGGAAGCCATCGCTCAGTATGACAGAGTGCTCGCGTCGCAACCCCGCAATGCGCAAGCCCATCAGGGTCTGGCGAAGGCCTATGCCTGGCTGGGGCAGAACGACCAGGCGCTCTACCATGCCAATCTGGGCCGGCAGGCAGCGAAGCGCGAACCGGGCGATATGACCGCCTTGCGCCACGACATGCTCAAGGGCCGCGAACCGTCGGTCGAGGGCGTGCTCTCCGTGCTGGCCCAGCCGGAAAAACCCTTTGAACTGTATGGGATGCGGCTCGGCTCGCGGGGCAAGATGGACCTCAGCCCCTTCACCACCACGACACTGGAAGCCGGCGCCGAGCGTTTCTGGAATTCAAAAGAGAATCGCGCCGGCGGATATCTCTCCTTCGCCAATCAGCTGCGCATCAATCCGGCCAACCGCTTCGACCTGCTCCTCGAATACCATGATGCCCCGCGCGGCGACGGTATGGCCTACAAGTTTGAATATGCCTATGAGGGGGAGTCGGTCTCGATCCGCCCCGGTGTGAAACGCGAGTTCCGCTACGATTCGTTTGCCGCCCTCATCGGATCGCGCAGCTCCGGACAGCTGGTGGGCCTGGCGCGCTCGACACAGTTTTACACCGACGTGATCTTCGACCTGGGATCGACCCACATCGACGTCACCCCCTTCATCGGCTGGGTGACCGCTGAATCCCTGAGCGCCAATAGCCAAGTCGGTCTCACAGTGAAGACCTCGACGCCGCTGTGGGAGACCGGCAACTGGAACCTCTCCGGTGAATACCTCTTCTATCTCACCCACTATGGAGAGAATCAAAGCGGCTTTACGCCCAGCGCAGTCGAACCGCGCGGCGGCGCCTATTTCAGTCCGCAAGTCTTTGTGAACCAGATTCCCCGACTGGCCGCCACCTACACCTTCGACGAGAAGCAAGACATCACCTTCGCCGCAGGCCCCGCCCTGCAATACATCGATGAGGCCACGCAAGCCTCCGCCTTCCGCGTCGGCGGAGACGCCCACGTCGCCTACACCACGCGCCTCTCAAAACCATGGCTCTTGAAGGTCATGGGCGACTACACGCAGATCGCGAATATCTATACGCGCATCCAGTGCAATGCCTTATTGGTCTACACGTTCTATTAA